From a single Capsicum annuum cultivar UCD-10X-F1 chromosome 12, UCD10Xv1.1, whole genome shotgun sequence genomic region:
- the LOC107849307 gene encoding uncharacterized protein LOC107849307, with protein MAMKTLLTTKMVEETLVREHILKLMSLLNELEILSAVIDKESQVKMVLQTLPDSFQQFCLNYNMNKMDLSLVKLLNELQAAESIIKQQAPPATLMVDKFLSSTSKPKGEKK; from the coding sequence ATGGCCATGAAAACTCTTTTGACCACAAAAATGGTTGAAGAAACTTTGGTAAGGGAACATATTCTTAAATTGATGAGTCTATTGAACGAGCTGGAAATTCTTAGTGCGGTTATTGATAAGGAGTCTCAGGTTAAGATGGTCCTACAGACTCTGCCAGACAGTTTTCAGCAGTTTTGCTTGAattataacatgaataagatgGACTTATCTCTTGTGAAACTGTTGAATGAGCTGCAAGCGGCAGAATCTATCATTAAGCAACAAGCTCCTCCTGCGACGTTGATGGTTGACAAATTTTTGTCTTCGACTTCTAAGCCAAAAggcgaaaaaaaataa